From a region of the Feifania hominis genome:
- a CDS encoding ferredoxin, whose amino-acid sequence MKASIDRSGCIGCGLCVNICPAVFRFADDGKAEVYADPVPAGQQANAVSAQEGCPVSVIEVSG is encoded by the coding sequence ATGAAAGCGAGTATTGACCGCTCCGGCTGCATCGGCTGTGGGCTCTGTGTCAACATCTGTCCCGCCGTGTTCCGCTTTGCCGACGACGGCAAGGCCGAGGTCTACGCCGACCCCGTTCCCGCCGGGCAGCAGGCCAACGCCGTCTCCGCCCAGGAGGGCTGCCCCGTCAGCGTCATTGAAGTCAGCGGGTAA
- a CDS encoding M15 family metallopeptidase has translation MGYKGRSARRTTGRLIGALALVAALAGILLLLAQTLFHEPEPAQPVSGQNGGDVLTQPGGDEPQQPQQPEEPEEPEEPEEPEERPWNLRLVNFENPLPQDYAIETKSLLNGLEVDARIYEKLTAMLSDGRSEGLQFVVCSAWRSVEKQTELFEKQKNKWLKQGYDEQQANERAAQVVARPGTSEHNLGLACDIVALDYQNLDDGYAETPEAKWLYENCAKYGFILRYPPDKEDITGVIYEPWHFRYVGEQAAQEIMQRGICLEEYLES, from the coding sequence ATGGGATATAAGGGCAGATCAGCAAGACGAACCACCGGCCGGCTCATCGGCGCGCTTGCGCTCGTTGCGGCGCTTGCGGGCATTTTGCTCTTGCTCGCGCAGACGCTCTTTCACGAGCCGGAACCCGCGCAGCCGGTGTCCGGGCAGAACGGCGGGGATGTGCTGACGCAGCCGGGCGGGGACGAACCGCAGCAGCCCCAGCAGCCCGAAGAACCCGAAGAACCCGAAGAACCCGAAGAACCCGAGGAGAGGCCGTGGAATCTGCGGCTTGTCAATTTTGAGAACCCGCTGCCGCAGGACTATGCGATCGAGACCAAGTCGCTGTTAAACGGCCTCGAGGTCGACGCGAGAATCTATGAGAAGCTGACCGCCATGCTCTCGGATGGGCGCAGCGAGGGGCTTCAGTTTGTGGTCTGCTCGGCGTGGCGCAGCGTGGAAAAGCAGACCGAGCTCTTCGAGAAGCAGAAGAACAAGTGGCTCAAACAGGGCTATGACGAGCAGCAGGCCAACGAGCGCGCGGCACAGGTCGTCGCGCGGCCCGGCACGAGTGAGCACAACCTCGGCCTCGCCTGCGACATCGTGGCGCTCGACTACCAGAATCTCGACGACGGCTACGCCGAGACGCCCGAGGCGAAGTGGCTCTATGAGAACTGCGCCAAATACGGCTTCATTCTGCGCTACCCGCCGGACAAGGAGGACATCACCGGCGTCATCTACGAACCGTGGCACTTTCGCTATGTGGGCGAACAGGCCGCGCAGGAAATCATGCAACGGGGCATCTGCCTCGAGGAATATCTGGAAAGCTGA
- a CDS encoding putative ABC transporter permease — MHQKQRQKSDRPFAEGLGFYKLFWIFFIGCILGVIIETIWCLVTSHRIECRAGVIYGPFNPVYGFGAVFMTVCLYWLREKRDAWIFFGGAIVGGVCEYACSWGQELLFGTISWNYQDQRFNLQGRTSLMFMFFWGVLAVLWIKGLYPWLSRQIEKIPRRWGVPLSWVLAVLLAVDCAISGLAVARQADRHQGIAPRNTVEEFLDEHYDDELLKIIYPNMIIVEQ, encoded by the coding sequence TTGCACCAGAAGCAGAGACAAAAGAGCGACAGGCCCTTTGCAGAGGGTCTCGGCTTTTACAAATTGTTCTGGATCTTTTTCATCGGCTGTATTCTCGGGGTCATCATCGAGACCATCTGGTGCCTGGTCACCTCCCACCGCATCGAGTGCCGCGCGGGCGTGATCTACGGCCCGTTCAACCCCGTCTACGGCTTCGGCGCAGTGTTCATGACCGTCTGCCTGTACTGGCTGCGCGAGAAGCGCGACGCGTGGATTTTTTTCGGCGGCGCCATTGTCGGCGGCGTGTGCGAGTATGCGTGCAGCTGGGGGCAGGAGCTGCTCTTCGGCACCATCTCGTGGAACTACCAGGACCAGCGCTTCAATTTACAGGGGCGCACAAGCCTGATGTTCATGTTTTTCTGGGGCGTGCTCGCCGTGCTGTGGATCAAGGGGCTCTATCCCTGGCTGTCGCGGCAGATTGAGAAGATTCCGCGGCGATGGGGCGTGCCGCTGAGCTGGGTGCTCGCTGTGCTTCTGGCGGTCGACTGCGCCATCTCAGGGCTTGCCGTGGCGCGCCAGGCGGACCGCCACCAGGGCATTGCGCCGCGAAATACCGTGGAGGAATTTCTCGATGAGCACTACGACGACGAGCTTCTGAAGATCATTTATCCGAATATGATTATTGTGGAGCAGTGA